From the Lolium rigidum isolate FL_2022 chromosome 2, APGP_CSIRO_Lrig_0.1, whole genome shotgun sequence genome, one window contains:
- the LOC124691904 gene encoding LOW QUALITY PROTEIN: putative multidrug resistance protein (The sequence of the model RefSeq protein was modified relative to this genomic sequence to represent the inferred CDS: inserted 1 base in 1 codon) codes for MGGATADAKKDGPAKAAFRSSFRSVFMHADAVDVVLMALGLVGAVGDGLSMPVMLFITSRIFNDLGGSAADLLQEFSSKINENARNLVFLALGCWIMAFLEGYCWARTAERQASRMRARYLAAVLRQDVEYFDLKVGSTAEVIASVSNDSLVVQDVLSEKVPNFVMNTAMFLGAYAVGFALLWRLTLVSLPSILLLIIPGFTYGRILIGLARRIREQYSRPGAIAEQAVSSVRTVYSFAAERDTLARFSAALEESARLGIKQGLAKGVAIGSNGITFAIWAFNVWYGSRLVMYHGYKGGTVFAVSAAIVVGGLALGSGLSNLKYFSEASAAGERVLEVIRRVPKIDSASDAGEELANVAGDVEFKNVEFCYPSRPESPIFTSFSLRVPAGRTAALVGSSGSGKSTVVALLERFYDPXGGEVALDGVDIRRLRLKWLRAQMGLVSQEPALFATSIMENILFGKEDATPEEVTAAAKAANAHNFISQLPQGYDTQVGERGVQMSGGQKQRIAIARAILKSPKILLLDEATSALDTESERVVQEALDLASVGRTTIVVAHRLSTIRNADMIAVMQYGEVKELGSHDELIADENGLYSSLVRLQQTRESKEADQVSGTGSTSAVGQSSSHSMSRRFSAVSRSSSARSLGDAGDVGNSEEPKLPLPSFRRLLMLNAPEWRQALMGSLSAIVFGGIQPAYAYALGSMISVYFLTDHDEIRDKTRAYALIFVALAVLSFLINIGQHYNFGIMGEYLTKRVREQMLKKILTFEIGWFDRDENSSGAICSQLAKEANVVRSLVGDRMALVIQTVSAVLIACTMGLVIAWRLALVMIAVQPLIIVCFYARRVLLKSMSKKSIQAQSESSKLASEAVSNLRTITAFSSQGRILGLFNQAQNGPRKESIRQSWIAGLGLGTSMSLMVCTWALDFWFGGRLIAEHHITAKALFQTFFILVSTGRVIADAGAMTTDLAKGADAIASVFAVLDRVTEIDPDSPEGHKPEKIKGEVEIRGVDFAYPSRPDVIIFKGFSLSIQPGKSTALVGQSGSGKSTIIGLIERFYDPLRGMVKIDGRDIKTYNLRALRQHIGLVSQEPTLFAGTIKENIVYGTEAASEAEIENAARSANAHDFISNLKDGYDTSCGERGVQLSGGQKQRIAIARAILKNPAILLLDEATSALDSQSEKVVQEALERVMVGRTSVVVAHRLSTIQNCDLITVLDRGIVVEKGTHSSLMSKGLSGTYYSLVSMQQGGNQN; via the exons ATGGGTGGCGCAACGGCAGACGCCAAGAAGGATGGCCCGGCCAAGGCGGCGTTCAGGTCGTCCTTCAGGTCAGTGTTCATGCACGCGGACGCGGTGGACGTGGTGCTGATGGCGCTGGGCCTGGTGGGCGCCGTCGGCGACGGCCTGTCGATGCCTGTGATGCTTTTCATCACCAGCCGCATCTTCAACGACCTCGGCGGCAGCGCCGCCGACCTCCTCCAGGAGTTCAGCTCCAAGATCAACGAG AACGCGAGGAACCTCGTCTTCTTGGCGCTGGGCTGCTGGATCATGGCGTTCCTAG AGGGGTACTGCTGGGCGCGGACGGCGGAGCGGCAGGCGTCGCGGATGCGCGCGCGGTACCTGGCGGCGGTGCTCCGGCAGGACGTGGAGTACTTCGACCTCAAGGTCGGCTCCACCGCCGAGGTGATCGCCAGCGTCTCCAACGACAGCCTCGTCGTCCAGGACGTGCTGAGCGAGAAGGTCCCCAACTTCGTGATGAACACCGCCATGTTCCTGGGCGCCTACGCCGTCGGCTTCGCGCTCCTCTGGCGCCTCACGCTGGTGTCCCTCCCATCCATCCTGCTCCTCATCATCCCGGGATTCACCTACGGCCGCATCCTCATCGGCCTCGCGCGCCGGATCAGGGAGCAGTACTCCCGCCCCGGCGCCATCGCCGAGCAGGCCGTGTCGTCGGTGCGCACCGTGTACTCGTTCGCGGCGGAGCGGGACACCCTGGCGCGGTTCTCGGCCGCGCTCGAGGAGTCGGCGAGGCTGGGCATCAAGCAGGGCCTCGCCAAGGGCGTCGCCATCGGCAGCAACGGCATCACCTTCGCCATCTGGGCATTCAACGTGTGGTACGGCAGCCGCCTCGTCATGTACCACGGCTACAAGGGCGGCACCGTCTTCGCCGTctccgccgccatcgtcgtcggaggCCT GGCGCTGGGGTCGGGACTGTCCAACCTCAAGTACTTCTCGGAGGCGAGCGCGGCGGGAGAGAGGGTCCTGGAGGTGATCCGGCGGGTGCCCAAGATCGACTCCGCGAGCGATGCCGGAGAGGAACTAGCCAACGTGGCCGGCGATGTGGAATTCAAGAACGTGGAGTTCTGCTACCCGTCGCGGCCGGAGAGCCCCATCTTCACAAGTTTCAGCCTGCGCGTGCCGGCGGGGCGCACCGCGGCGCTGGTGGGAAGCAGCGGGTCCGGCAAGTCGACGGTGGTGGCGCTGCTGGAGAGGTTCTACGACC TCGGCGGGGAGGTGGCGCTGGACGGCGTGGACATCCGGCGGCTGCGGCTCAAGTGGCTGCGCGCGCAGATGGGGCTGGTCAGCCAGGAGCCGGCGCTGTTCGCCACGTCGATCATGGAGAACATACTGTTCGGCAAGGAGGACGCCACGCCGGAGGaggtcaccgccgccgccaaggccGCCAACGCGCACAACTTCATCTCGCAGCTGCCCCAGGGCTACGACACGCAG GTGGGTGAGCGTGGTGTCCAAATGTCTGGAGGACAGAAGCAGAGGATTGCTATTGCCAGAGCAATTCTGAAGTCACCCAAGATCCTCCTCCTTGATGAAGCCACCAGCGCACTGGACACTGAGTCAGAACGTGTTGTACAGGAGGCGCTTGACCTGGCCTCCGTGGGCCGTACGACTATTGTGGTTGCACATCGCCTCTCCACCATCCGCAATGCTGACATGATTGCTGTCATGCAATACGGCGAGGTCAAGGAGCTGGGCTCCCATGATGAGCTCATCGCCGATGAGAATGGCCTCTACTCGTCTCTTGTTCGCCTTCAGCAGACTAGAGAATCAAAAGAGGCTGATCAGGTCAGTGGAACTGGTAGTACTTCCGCTGTGGGGCAGTCCAGCAGCCACAGCATGAGCAGGAGATTCTCTGCGGTCAGCAGGTCAAGCTCGGCCCGGTCATTAGGTGATGCAGGTGATGTTGGAAACTCTGAGGAGCCAAAGCTTCCTCTGCCATCCTTCAGAAGGCTGCTTATGCTCAATGCACCAGAGTGGAGGCAGGCGCTTATGGGAAGCTTGAGTGCAATTGTGTTTGGAGGCATCCAGCCTGCTTATGCATACGCTCTGGGAAGCATGATCTCAGTCTACTTCTTGACAGATCATGATGAAATCAGGGATAAAACAAGGGCTTATGCACTCATCTTCGTCGCTCTTGCAGTGCTCTCATTCTTGATCAATATTGGACAGCACTACAACTTTGGTATCATGGGAGAATACCTCACCAAGAGGGTCAGGGAACAGATGCTCAAAAAAATCCTCACTTTTGAGATTGGTTGGTTCGACCGTGATGAGAACTCCAGTGGTGCCATATGCTCACAGCTTGCCAAGGAAGCCAATGTT gTGAGGTCTCTAGTGGGTGACCGAATGGCGCTGGTGATCCAGACAGTTTCTGCAGTGCTTATTGCTTGCACCATGGGTCTGGTCATTGCCTGGCGCCTGGCCCTTGTCATGATAGCAGTGCAGCCTCTCATCATTGTCTGCTTTTATGCTCGCCGTGTCTTACTCAAGAGCATGTCTAAGAAATCAATACAGGCACAATCTGAAAGTAGCAAGCTAGCTTCTGAGGCTGTCTCCAATCTCCGTACCATCACGGCCTTCTCGTCGCAGGGCCGCATCTTAGGCCTCTTCAACCAAGCACAGAATGGACCAAGAAAGGAAAGTATCCGGCAGTCGTGGATTGCGGGCCTTGGCCTCGGCACTTCCATGAGCCTGATGGTATGCACATGGGCGCTTGACTTCTGGTTTGGTGGCAGGCTCATAGCTGAGCACCACATTACTGCCAAGGCACTCTTCCAGACCTTCTTTATTCTAGTAAGCACAGGGCGTGTGATTGCTGATGCAGGTGCCATGACAACAGACCTAGCTAAGGGTGCTGATGCAATTGCTTCAGTGTTTGCTGTTCTTGACCGGGTAACAGAAATTGACCCTGACAGCCCCGAGGGACACAAGCCAGAGAAGATCAAAGGTGAGGTGGAGATCAGAGGAGTCGACTTTGCATACCCGTCAAGGCCAGATGTGATCATCTTCAAAGGATTCTCATTAAGCATTCAACCAGGCAAGTCCACAGCCCTGGTTGGGCAAAGTGGCTCAGGCAAGTCAACCATTATCGGGCTTATAGAGCGGTTCTACGACCCACTTAGGGGAATGGTAAAGATTGATGGAAGGGATATCAAAACATATAATCTTCGAGCCCTGCGACAGCACATTGGACTGGTCAGCCAGGAGCCAACTCTATTTGCAGGCACGATCAAGGAAAACATTGTGTATGGGACAGAAGCAGCAAGTGAGGCAGAAATTGAGAATGCAGCAAGGTCCGCCAATGCACATGACTTCATCAGCAACCTCAAGGATGGATATGACACATCGTGTGGTGAGAGAGGTGTTCAGCTGTCAGGAGGGCAGAAGCAGCGCATCGCAATTGCCCGTGCCATCCTGAAGAACCCAGCTATCTTGCTACTGGATGAGGCTACAAGTGCGCTGGACAGCCAGTCAGAGAAGGTGGTACAGGAGGCACTGGAGCGAGTGATGGTCGGCAGGACAAGCGTGGTGGTGGCACACAGGCTCAGCACAATCCAAAACTGTGACCTGATCACTGTGCTGGACAGAGGAATTGTTGTGGAGAAGGGCACACACTCATCCCTCATGTCAAAGGGTCTCTCCGGAACATATTATAGCTTGGTTAGTATGCAACAAGGAGGCAACCAGAACTGA